Proteins found in one Macaca nemestrina isolate mMacNem1 chromosome 4, mMacNem.hap1, whole genome shotgun sequence genomic segment:
- the LOC105475799 gene encoding pleckstrin homology domain-containing family A member 8 isoform X3 has translation MEGVLYKWTNYLSGWQPRWFLLCGGILSYYDSPEDAWKGCKGSIQMAVCEIQVHSVDNTRMDLIIPGEQYFYLKARSVAERQRWLVALGSAKACLTDSRTQKEKEFAENTENLKTKMSELRLYCDLLVQQVDKTKEVTTTGVSNSEEGIDVGTLLKSTCNTFLKTLEECMQIANAAFTSELLYRTPPGSPQLAMLKSSKMKHPIIPIHNSLERQMELSTCENGSLNMEINGEEEILMKNKNSLSLKSAEIDCSISSEENTDDNITVQGEIMKEDGIENLKNHDNNLTQSGSDSGCSPECLWEEGKEVIPTFFSTMNTSFSDIELLEDSGIPTEAFLASCYAVVPVLDKLGPTVFAPVKMDLVGNIKKVNQKYITNKEEFTTLQKIVLHEVEADVAQVRNSATEALLWLKRGLKFLKGFLTEVKNGEKDIQTALNGAPETIMDHEATLRMEATH, from the exons gTTGGCAGCCTCGATGGTTCCTTCTCTGTGGGGGAATATTGTCCTATTATGATTCTCCTGAAGATGCCTGGAAAGGTTGCAAAGGGAGCATACAAATGGCAGTCTGTGAAATTCAAG TTCATTCTGTAGATAATACACGCATGGACCTGATAATCCCTGGGGAACAGTATTTCTACCTGAAGGCCAGAAGTGTGGCTGAAAGACAGCGGTGGCTGGTGGCCCTGGGATCAGCCAAGGCTTGCCTGACTGACAGTAGGACCCAGAAGGAGAAAG AGTTTGCTGAAAACACTGAAAACTTGAAAACCAAAATGTCAGAACTAAGACTCTACTGTGACCTCCTTGTTCAGCAAGTGGATAAAACAAAAGAAGTGACCACAACTGGTGTGTCCAATTCTgag GAGGGAATTGATGTGGGAACTTTGCTGAAATCCACCTGTAATACTTTTCTGAAGACCTTGGAAGAATGCATGCAGATCGCAAATGCAGCCTTCACCTCTGAGCTGCTCTACCGCACTCCACCAGGATCACCGCAGCTGGCCATGCTCAAGTCCAGCAAG ATGAAACATCCTATTATACCAATTCATAATTCTTTGGAAAG gCAAATGGAGTTGAGTACTTGTGAAAATGGATctttaaatatggaaataaatggTGAGGAAGAAATCctaatgaaaaataagaattccTTATCTTTGAAATCTGCAGAGATAGACTGCAGCATATCAAGTGAGGAAAATACAGATGATAATATAACag TCCAAGGTGAAATAATGAAGGAAGATGgaatagaaaacctgaaaaatCATGACAATAACTTGACTCAGTCTGGATCAGACTCAGGTTGCTCTCCAGAATGCCTCTGGGAGGAAGGCAAAGAAGTTATCCCAACTTTCTTTAGTACTATGAACACAAG CTTTAGTGACATTGAGCTTCTGGAAGACAGTGGCATTCCCACAGAAGCATTCTTGGCATCATGTTATGCTGTGGTTCCAGTCTTAG ACAAACTTGGCCCTACAGTGTTTGCTCCTGTTAAGATGGATCTTGTTGGAAATATTAAG AAAGTAAATCAGAAATACATAACCAACAAAGAAGAGTTTACCACTCTCCAGAAGATAGTGCTGCACGAAGTAGAGGCGGATGTAGCCCAGGTTAGGAACTCGGCGACTGAAGCCCTCTTGTGGCTGAAGAG aggtCTCAaatttttgaagggatttttgacAGAAgtgaaaaatggggaaaaggatATCCAGACAGCCCTGA